Proteins from a genomic interval of Chanodichthys erythropterus isolate Z2021 chromosome 8, ASM2448905v1, whole genome shotgun sequence:
- the asb15b gene encoding ankyrin repeat and SOCS box protein 15b isoform X2 encodes MDYMEQIDEDQLIEIAIQMSLQDTCSFSVLNEPLSTLETASDENLKILSAINQGDVFALRRLHKYSDAYKERDSRGWLPMHRASVQPDARVLDLVLLASYELSMEEMTADGDTALTLASQAGHVENVKVLLQHGASPHNMNSKNETPLLLAVRSNSYDMVHALIIGGANMEQVCLKKWTATHEAAKVGCADILMLLLKHGGKVMGRDGHGVTPLGIAAEYGHPDILEILIEHGGDATAQATNGDSALYDAAGSGNLDCINLLLQHGASPNVASFCSQLPIHRAAYEGHYLALRTFIPITTKRAIRLSGMSPVHSAADGGHADCLELLIEKGFDVNPILGCHISEKYGDMRKTPLYFAICNGDVTCTEILLKAGANPDLDPLRCLLVAVRAGKHELVRLLLAYGANVNCAFSVISDTVFPTALQYCLKDERMLRLLLNNGYHAESCFECYHDKPVSTYTWTEVHSQSHQIKSNPNKVTFCEFISVSWMAHLAGRVVQTLLDYVSHVHICSKLQHILERQEEWPNICDILRNPKPLKHQARLVIRRHMTLRRLNDPEFMSTVPFPPALKNFLLYKEHDVYGRMDEH; translated from the exons ATGGACTACATGGAACAAATAGATGAAGATCAGCTCATTGAGATCGCTATTCAAATGAGCCTCCAAGATACCTGCAGTTTCTCCGTTTTGAATGAACCGCTAAG CACTTTAGAAACAGCCAGTGATGAAAACCTGAAGATTTTATCTGCTATAAATCAAG GTGATGTGTTTGCACTAAGGAGACTGCACAAGTACAGCGATGCCTATAAAGAAAGAGACAGCAGAGGTTGGCTTCCGATGCACAGAGCGTCCGTCCAGCCAGATGCCCGTGTGCTGGATCTCGTCCTGCTGG CATCCTATGAGCTGAGCATGGAGGAGATGACTGCCGATGGAGACACTGCTCTGACTCTGGCTTCTCAAGCAGGACATGTGGAGAATGTGAAGGTTCTTCTCCAACACGGAGCATCTCCACACAACATGAACAGCAAGAATGAGACTCCACTTCTCCTGg CCGTGAGGTCAAACTCTTATGATATGGTTCATGCACTTATAATTGGAGGCGCCAACATGGAGCAGGTGTGTTTGAAGAAGTGGACAGCCACCCATGAGGCCGCTAAGGTGGGATGCGCGGACATCCTGATGCTGTTGCTGAAACACGGGGGGAAGGTGATGGGACGTGACGGGCACGGGGTCACACCGCTGGGCATCGCTGCAGAATACGGCCATCCGGATATACTGGAAATACTTATCGAACATG GGGGCGACGCCACTGCACAAGCTACAAACGGAGACAGTGCGTTATATGATGCTGCAGGCTCTGGGAACCTGGACTGTATTAATTTACTCCTACAACATGGTGCCAGTCCTAATGTAGCCAGTTTTTGCTCTCAACTTCCAATTCACCGTGCAGCCTATGAAGGGCACTACCT GGCTTTGAGGACCTTCATTCCCATCACCACTAAGAGGGCCATCCGTCTGTCCGGTATGAGTCCGGTTCATTCTGCGGCGGATGGAGGTCATGCTGACTGTCTCGAGCTGCTCATCGAAAAAGGCTTTGACGTCAACCCAATCTTGGGCTGCCATATTTCCGAAAAGTACGGTGACATGAGAAAGACCCCGCTGTACTTCGCCATCTGCAATGGAGACGTCACCTGCACCGAGATACTTCTGAAAGCAGGTGCAAATCCGGACCTGGACCCTCTGCGCTGCCTCCTGGTGGCAGTCAGAGCTGGGAAGCACGAGTTGGTGCGGCTGCTTCTCGCCTATGGGGCGAACGTCAACTGCGCCTTCTCTGTCATCAGTGACACTGTATTTCCCACAGCGCTGCAATACTGCCTCAAAGATGAAAGGATGCTGCGTCTGCTCCTTAACAATGGTTACCATGCAGAAAGCTGCTTCGAATGTTATCATGACAAGCCTGTATCGACATACACATGGACAGAGGTTCATAGCCAATCACACCAGATCAAGAGCAATCCGAACAAAGTGACC TTTTGCGAGTTCATTAGCGTGTCATGGATGGCACACTTGGCCGGGAGGGTGGTGCAAACTCTCCTGGATTACGTGAGTCACGTGCacatctgctccaaacttcaacACATTCTGGAGAGACAGGAGGAGTGGCCCAACATCTGTGATATCCTCA GGAACCCAAAGCCTCTGAAACACCAGGCCAGGTTGGTTATCAGGAGACATATGACACTGAGGAGACTGAATGACCCAGAGTTCATGAGCACCGTTCCTTTCCCCCCGGCATTGAAGAACTTCCTGCTCTACAAAGAGCATGATGTGTATGGTCGAATGGATGAACACTAG
- the asb15b gene encoding ankyrin repeat and SOCS box protein 15b isoform X4 encodes MSLQDTCSFSVLNEPLSTLETASDENLKILSAINQGDVFALRRLHKYSDAYKERDSRGWLPMHRASVQPDARVLDLVLLASYELSMEEMTADGDTALTLASQAGHVENVKVLLQHGASPHNMNSKNETPLLLAVRSNSYDMVHALIIGGANMEQVCLKKWTATHEAAKVGCADILMLLLKHGGKVMGRDGHGVTPLGIAAEYGHPDILEILIEHGGDATAQATNGDSALYDAAGSGNLDCINLLLQHGASPNVASFCSQLPIHRAAYEGHYLALRTFIPITTKRAIRLSGMSPVHSAADGGHADCLELLIEKGFDVNPILGCHISEKYGDMRKTPLYFAICNGDVTCTEILLKAGANPDLDPLRCLLVAVRAGKHELVRLLLAYGANVNCAFSVISDTVFPTALQYCLKDERMLRLLLNNGYHAESCFECYHDKPVSTYTWTEVHSQSHQIKSNPNKVTFCEFISVSWMAHLAGRVVQTLLDYVSHVHICSKLQHILERQEEWPNICDILRNPKPLKHQARLVIRRHMTLRRLNDPEFMSTVPFPPALKNFLLYKEHDVYGRMDEH; translated from the exons ATGAGCCTCCAAGATACCTGCAGTTTCTCCGTTTTGAATGAACCGCTAAG CACTTTAGAAACAGCCAGTGATGAAAACCTGAAGATTTTATCTGCTATAAATCAAG GTGATGTGTTTGCACTAAGGAGACTGCACAAGTACAGCGATGCCTATAAAGAAAGAGACAGCAGAGGTTGGCTTCCGATGCACAGAGCGTCCGTCCAGCCAGATGCCCGTGTGCTGGATCTCGTCCTGCTGG CATCCTATGAGCTGAGCATGGAGGAGATGACTGCCGATGGAGACACTGCTCTGACTCTGGCTTCTCAAGCAGGACATGTGGAGAATGTGAAGGTTCTTCTCCAACACGGAGCATCTCCACACAACATGAACAGCAAGAATGAGACTCCACTTCTCCTGg CCGTGAGGTCAAACTCTTATGATATGGTTCATGCACTTATAATTGGAGGCGCCAACATGGAGCAGGTGTGTTTGAAGAAGTGGACAGCCACCCATGAGGCCGCTAAGGTGGGATGCGCGGACATCCTGATGCTGTTGCTGAAACACGGGGGGAAGGTGATGGGACGTGACGGGCACGGGGTCACACCGCTGGGCATCGCTGCAGAATACGGCCATCCGGATATACTGGAAATACTTATCGAACATG GGGGCGACGCCACTGCACAAGCTACAAACGGAGACAGTGCGTTATATGATGCTGCAGGCTCTGGGAACCTGGACTGTATTAATTTACTCCTACAACATGGTGCCAGTCCTAATGTAGCCAGTTTTTGCTCTCAACTTCCAATTCACCGTGCAGCCTATGAAGGGCACTACCT GGCTTTGAGGACCTTCATTCCCATCACCACTAAGAGGGCCATCCGTCTGTCCGGTATGAGTCCGGTTCATTCTGCGGCGGATGGAGGTCATGCTGACTGTCTCGAGCTGCTCATCGAAAAAGGCTTTGACGTCAACCCAATCTTGGGCTGCCATATTTCCGAAAAGTACGGTGACATGAGAAAGACCCCGCTGTACTTCGCCATCTGCAATGGAGACGTCACCTGCACCGAGATACTTCTGAAAGCAGGTGCAAATCCGGACCTGGACCCTCTGCGCTGCCTCCTGGTGGCAGTCAGAGCTGGGAAGCACGAGTTGGTGCGGCTGCTTCTCGCCTATGGGGCGAACGTCAACTGCGCCTTCTCTGTCATCAGTGACACTGTATTTCCCACAGCGCTGCAATACTGCCTCAAAGATGAAAGGATGCTGCGTCTGCTCCTTAACAATGGTTACCATGCAGAAAGCTGCTTCGAATGTTATCATGACAAGCCTGTATCGACATACACATGGACAGAGGTTCATAGCCAATCACACCAGATCAAGAGCAATCCGAACAAAGTGACC TTTTGCGAGTTCATTAGCGTGTCATGGATGGCACACTTGGCCGGGAGGGTGGTGCAAACTCTCCTGGATTACGTGAGTCACGTGCacatctgctccaaacttcaacACATTCTGGAGAGACAGGAGGAGTGGCCCAACATCTGTGATATCCTCA GGAACCCAAAGCCTCTGAAACACCAGGCCAGGTTGGTTATCAGGAGACATATGACACTGAGGAGACTGAATGACCCAGAGTTCATGAGCACCGTTCCTTTCCCCCCGGCATTGAAGAACTTCCTGCTCTACAAAGAGCATGATGTGTATGGTCGAATGGATGAACACTAG
- the asb15b gene encoding ankyrin repeat and SOCS box protein 15b isoform X3, whose amino-acid sequence MVQLFFFFFRISHDEDQLIEIAIQMSLQDTCSFSVLNEPLSTLETASDENLKILSAINQGDVFALRRLHKYSDAYKERDSRGWLPMHRASVQPDARVLDLVLLASYELSMEEMTADGDTALTLASQAGHVENVKVLLQHGASPHNMNSKNETPLLLGANMEQVCLKKWTATHEAAKVGCADILMLLLKHGGKVMGRDGHGVTPLGIAAEYGHPDILEILIEHGGDATAQATNGDSALYDAAGSGNLDCINLLLQHGASPNVASFCSQLPIHRAAYEGHYLALRTFIPITTKRAIRLSGMSPVHSAADGGHADCLELLIEKGFDVNPILGCHISEKYGDMRKTPLYFAICNGDVTCTEILLKAGANPDLDPLRCLLVAVRAGKHELVRLLLAYGANVNCAFSVISDTVFPTALQYCLKDERMLRLLLNNGYHAESCFECYHDKPVSTYTWTEVHSQSHQIKSNPNKVTFCEFISVSWMAHLAGRVVQTLLDYVSHVHICSKLQHILERQEEWPNICDILRNPKPLKHQARLVIRRHMTLRRLNDPEFMSTVPFPPALKNFLLYKEHDVYGRMDEH is encoded by the exons atggtacaacttttttttttcttcttcagaatAAGTCATG ATGAAGATCAGCTCATTGAGATCGCTATTCAAATGAGCCTCCAAGATACCTGCAGTTTCTCCGTTTTGAATGAACCGCTAAG CACTTTAGAAACAGCCAGTGATGAAAACCTGAAGATTTTATCTGCTATAAATCAAG GTGATGTGTTTGCACTAAGGAGACTGCACAAGTACAGCGATGCCTATAAAGAAAGAGACAGCAGAGGTTGGCTTCCGATGCACAGAGCGTCCGTCCAGCCAGATGCCCGTGTGCTGGATCTCGTCCTGCTGG CATCCTATGAGCTGAGCATGGAGGAGATGACTGCCGATGGAGACACTGCTCTGACTCTGGCTTCTCAAGCAGGACATGTGGAGAATGTGAAGGTTCTTCTCCAACACGGAGCATCTCCACACAACATGAACAGCAAGAATGAGACTCCACTTCTCCTGg GCGCCAACATGGAGCAGGTGTGTTTGAAGAAGTGGACAGCCACCCATGAGGCCGCTAAGGTGGGATGCGCGGACATCCTGATGCTGTTGCTGAAACACGGGGGGAAGGTGATGGGACGTGACGGGCACGGGGTCACACCGCTGGGCATCGCTGCAGAATACGGCCATCCGGATATACTGGAAATACTTATCGAACATG GGGGCGACGCCACTGCACAAGCTACAAACGGAGACAGTGCGTTATATGATGCTGCAGGCTCTGGGAACCTGGACTGTATTAATTTACTCCTACAACATGGTGCCAGTCCTAATGTAGCCAGTTTTTGCTCTCAACTTCCAATTCACCGTGCAGCCTATGAAGGGCACTACCT GGCTTTGAGGACCTTCATTCCCATCACCACTAAGAGGGCCATCCGTCTGTCCGGTATGAGTCCGGTTCATTCTGCGGCGGATGGAGGTCATGCTGACTGTCTCGAGCTGCTCATCGAAAAAGGCTTTGACGTCAACCCAATCTTGGGCTGCCATATTTCCGAAAAGTACGGTGACATGAGAAAGACCCCGCTGTACTTCGCCATCTGCAATGGAGACGTCACCTGCACCGAGATACTTCTGAAAGCAGGTGCAAATCCGGACCTGGACCCTCTGCGCTGCCTCCTGGTGGCAGTCAGAGCTGGGAAGCACGAGTTGGTGCGGCTGCTTCTCGCCTATGGGGCGAACGTCAACTGCGCCTTCTCTGTCATCAGTGACACTGTATTTCCCACAGCGCTGCAATACTGCCTCAAAGATGAAAGGATGCTGCGTCTGCTCCTTAACAATGGTTACCATGCAGAAAGCTGCTTCGAATGTTATCATGACAAGCCTGTATCGACATACACATGGACAGAGGTTCATAGCCAATCACACCAGATCAAGAGCAATCCGAACAAAGTGACC TTTTGCGAGTTCATTAGCGTGTCATGGATGGCACACTTGGCCGGGAGGGTGGTGCAAACTCTCCTGGATTACGTGAGTCACGTGCacatctgctccaaacttcaacACATTCTGGAGAGACAGGAGGAGTGGCCCAACATCTGTGATATCCTCA GGAACCCAAAGCCTCTGAAACACCAGGCCAGGTTGGTTATCAGGAGACATATGACACTGAGGAGACTGAATGACCCAGAGTTCATGAGCACCGTTCCTTTCCCCCCGGCATTGAAGAACTTCCTGCTCTACAAAGAGCATGATGTGTATGGTCGAATGGATGAACACTAG
- the asb15b gene encoding ankyrin repeat and SOCS box protein 15b isoform X1, with amino-acid sequence MVQLFFFFFRISHDEDQLIEIAIQMSLQDTCSFSVLNEPLSTLETASDENLKILSAINQGDVFALRRLHKYSDAYKERDSRGWLPMHRASVQPDARVLDLVLLASYELSMEEMTADGDTALTLASQAGHVENVKVLLQHGASPHNMNSKNETPLLLAVRSNSYDMVHALIIGGANMEQVCLKKWTATHEAAKVGCADILMLLLKHGGKVMGRDGHGVTPLGIAAEYGHPDILEILIEHGGDATAQATNGDSALYDAAGSGNLDCINLLLQHGASPNVASFCSQLPIHRAAYEGHYLALRTFIPITTKRAIRLSGMSPVHSAADGGHADCLELLIEKGFDVNPILGCHISEKYGDMRKTPLYFAICNGDVTCTEILLKAGANPDLDPLRCLLVAVRAGKHELVRLLLAYGANVNCAFSVISDTVFPTALQYCLKDERMLRLLLNNGYHAESCFECYHDKPVSTYTWTEVHSQSHQIKSNPNKVTFCEFISVSWMAHLAGRVVQTLLDYVSHVHICSKLQHILERQEEWPNICDILRNPKPLKHQARLVIRRHMTLRRLNDPEFMSTVPFPPALKNFLLYKEHDVYGRMDEH; translated from the exons atggtacaacttttttttttcttcttcagaatAAGTCATG ATGAAGATCAGCTCATTGAGATCGCTATTCAAATGAGCCTCCAAGATACCTGCAGTTTCTCCGTTTTGAATGAACCGCTAAG CACTTTAGAAACAGCCAGTGATGAAAACCTGAAGATTTTATCTGCTATAAATCAAG GTGATGTGTTTGCACTAAGGAGACTGCACAAGTACAGCGATGCCTATAAAGAAAGAGACAGCAGAGGTTGGCTTCCGATGCACAGAGCGTCCGTCCAGCCAGATGCCCGTGTGCTGGATCTCGTCCTGCTGG CATCCTATGAGCTGAGCATGGAGGAGATGACTGCCGATGGAGACACTGCTCTGACTCTGGCTTCTCAAGCAGGACATGTGGAGAATGTGAAGGTTCTTCTCCAACACGGAGCATCTCCACACAACATGAACAGCAAGAATGAGACTCCACTTCTCCTGg CCGTGAGGTCAAACTCTTATGATATGGTTCATGCACTTATAATTGGAGGCGCCAACATGGAGCAGGTGTGTTTGAAGAAGTGGACAGCCACCCATGAGGCCGCTAAGGTGGGATGCGCGGACATCCTGATGCTGTTGCTGAAACACGGGGGGAAGGTGATGGGACGTGACGGGCACGGGGTCACACCGCTGGGCATCGCTGCAGAATACGGCCATCCGGATATACTGGAAATACTTATCGAACATG GGGGCGACGCCACTGCACAAGCTACAAACGGAGACAGTGCGTTATATGATGCTGCAGGCTCTGGGAACCTGGACTGTATTAATTTACTCCTACAACATGGTGCCAGTCCTAATGTAGCCAGTTTTTGCTCTCAACTTCCAATTCACCGTGCAGCCTATGAAGGGCACTACCT GGCTTTGAGGACCTTCATTCCCATCACCACTAAGAGGGCCATCCGTCTGTCCGGTATGAGTCCGGTTCATTCTGCGGCGGATGGAGGTCATGCTGACTGTCTCGAGCTGCTCATCGAAAAAGGCTTTGACGTCAACCCAATCTTGGGCTGCCATATTTCCGAAAAGTACGGTGACATGAGAAAGACCCCGCTGTACTTCGCCATCTGCAATGGAGACGTCACCTGCACCGAGATACTTCTGAAAGCAGGTGCAAATCCGGACCTGGACCCTCTGCGCTGCCTCCTGGTGGCAGTCAGAGCTGGGAAGCACGAGTTGGTGCGGCTGCTTCTCGCCTATGGGGCGAACGTCAACTGCGCCTTCTCTGTCATCAGTGACACTGTATTTCCCACAGCGCTGCAATACTGCCTCAAAGATGAAAGGATGCTGCGTCTGCTCCTTAACAATGGTTACCATGCAGAAAGCTGCTTCGAATGTTATCATGACAAGCCTGTATCGACATACACATGGACAGAGGTTCATAGCCAATCACACCAGATCAAGAGCAATCCGAACAAAGTGACC TTTTGCGAGTTCATTAGCGTGTCATGGATGGCACACTTGGCCGGGAGGGTGGTGCAAACTCTCCTGGATTACGTGAGTCACGTGCacatctgctccaaacttcaacACATTCTGGAGAGACAGGAGGAGTGGCCCAACATCTGTGATATCCTCA GGAACCCAAAGCCTCTGAAACACCAGGCCAGGTTGGTTATCAGGAGACATATGACACTGAGGAGACTGAATGACCCAGAGTTCATGAGCACCGTTCCTTTCCCCCCGGCATTGAAGAACTTCCTGCTCTACAAAGAGCATGATGTGTATGGTCGAATGGATGAACACTAG
- the asb15b gene encoding ankyrin repeat and SOCS box protein 15b isoform X5 produces the protein MVQLFFFFFRISHDEDQLIEIAIQMSLQDTCSFSVLNEPLRRLHKYSDAYKERDSRGWLPMHRASVQPDARVLDLVLLASYELSMEEMTADGDTALTLASQAGHVENVKVLLQHGASPHNMNSKNETPLLLAVRSNSYDMVHALIIGGANMEQVCLKKWTATHEAAKVGCADILMLLLKHGGKVMGRDGHGVTPLGIAAEYGHPDILEILIEHGGDATAQATNGDSALYDAAGSGNLDCINLLLQHGASPNVASFCSQLPIHRAAYEGHYLALRTFIPITTKRAIRLSGMSPVHSAADGGHADCLELLIEKGFDVNPILGCHISEKYGDMRKTPLYFAICNGDVTCTEILLKAGANPDLDPLRCLLVAVRAGKHELVRLLLAYGANVNCAFSVISDTVFPTALQYCLKDERMLRLLLNNGYHAESCFECYHDKPVSTYTWTEVHSQSHQIKSNPNKVTFCEFISVSWMAHLAGRVVQTLLDYVSHVHICSKLQHILERQEEWPNICDILRNPKPLKHQARLVIRRHMTLRRLNDPEFMSTVPFPPALKNFLLYKEHDVYGRMDEH, from the exons atggtacaacttttttttttcttcttcagaatAAGTCATG ATGAAGATCAGCTCATTGAGATCGCTATTCAAATGAGCCTCCAAGATACCTGCAGTTTCTCCGTTTTGAATGAACCGCTAAG GAGACTGCACAAGTACAGCGATGCCTATAAAGAAAGAGACAGCAGAGGTTGGCTTCCGATGCACAGAGCGTCCGTCCAGCCAGATGCCCGTGTGCTGGATCTCGTCCTGCTGG CATCCTATGAGCTGAGCATGGAGGAGATGACTGCCGATGGAGACACTGCTCTGACTCTGGCTTCTCAAGCAGGACATGTGGAGAATGTGAAGGTTCTTCTCCAACACGGAGCATCTCCACACAACATGAACAGCAAGAATGAGACTCCACTTCTCCTGg CCGTGAGGTCAAACTCTTATGATATGGTTCATGCACTTATAATTGGAGGCGCCAACATGGAGCAGGTGTGTTTGAAGAAGTGGACAGCCACCCATGAGGCCGCTAAGGTGGGATGCGCGGACATCCTGATGCTGTTGCTGAAACACGGGGGGAAGGTGATGGGACGTGACGGGCACGGGGTCACACCGCTGGGCATCGCTGCAGAATACGGCCATCCGGATATACTGGAAATACTTATCGAACATG GGGGCGACGCCACTGCACAAGCTACAAACGGAGACAGTGCGTTATATGATGCTGCAGGCTCTGGGAACCTGGACTGTATTAATTTACTCCTACAACATGGTGCCAGTCCTAATGTAGCCAGTTTTTGCTCTCAACTTCCAATTCACCGTGCAGCCTATGAAGGGCACTACCT GGCTTTGAGGACCTTCATTCCCATCACCACTAAGAGGGCCATCCGTCTGTCCGGTATGAGTCCGGTTCATTCTGCGGCGGATGGAGGTCATGCTGACTGTCTCGAGCTGCTCATCGAAAAAGGCTTTGACGTCAACCCAATCTTGGGCTGCCATATTTCCGAAAAGTACGGTGACATGAGAAAGACCCCGCTGTACTTCGCCATCTGCAATGGAGACGTCACCTGCACCGAGATACTTCTGAAAGCAGGTGCAAATCCGGACCTGGACCCTCTGCGCTGCCTCCTGGTGGCAGTCAGAGCTGGGAAGCACGAGTTGGTGCGGCTGCTTCTCGCCTATGGGGCGAACGTCAACTGCGCCTTCTCTGTCATCAGTGACACTGTATTTCCCACAGCGCTGCAATACTGCCTCAAAGATGAAAGGATGCTGCGTCTGCTCCTTAACAATGGTTACCATGCAGAAAGCTGCTTCGAATGTTATCATGACAAGCCTGTATCGACATACACATGGACAGAGGTTCATAGCCAATCACACCAGATCAAGAGCAATCCGAACAAAGTGACC TTTTGCGAGTTCATTAGCGTGTCATGGATGGCACACTTGGCCGGGAGGGTGGTGCAAACTCTCCTGGATTACGTGAGTCACGTGCacatctgctccaaacttcaacACATTCTGGAGAGACAGGAGGAGTGGCCCAACATCTGTGATATCCTCA GGAACCCAAAGCCTCTGAAACACCAGGCCAGGTTGGTTATCAGGAGACATATGACACTGAGGAGACTGAATGACCCAGAGTTCATGAGCACCGTTCCTTTCCCCCCGGCATTGAAGAACTTCCTGCTCTACAAAGAGCATGATGTGTATGGTCGAATGGATGAACACTAG
- the asb15b gene encoding ankyrin repeat and SOCS box protein 15b isoform X6, whose protein sequence is MDYMEQIDEDQLIEIAIQMSLQDTCSFSVLNEPLRRLHKYSDAYKERDSRGWLPMHRASVQPDARVLDLVLLASYELSMEEMTADGDTALTLASQAGHVENVKVLLQHGASPHNMNSKNETPLLLAVRSNSYDMVHALIIGGANMEQVCLKKWTATHEAAKVGCADILMLLLKHGGKVMGRDGHGVTPLGIAAEYGHPDILEILIEHGGDATAQATNGDSALYDAAGSGNLDCINLLLQHGASPNVASFCSQLPIHRAAYEGHYLALRTFIPITTKRAIRLSGMSPVHSAADGGHADCLELLIEKGFDVNPILGCHISEKYGDMRKTPLYFAICNGDVTCTEILLKAGANPDLDPLRCLLVAVRAGKHELVRLLLAYGANVNCAFSVISDTVFPTALQYCLKDERMLRLLLNNGYHAESCFECYHDKPVSTYTWTEVHSQSHQIKSNPNKVTFCEFISVSWMAHLAGRVVQTLLDYVSHVHICSKLQHILERQEEWPNICDILRNPKPLKHQARLVIRRHMTLRRLNDPEFMSTVPFPPALKNFLLYKEHDVYGRMDEH, encoded by the exons ATGGACTACATGGAACAAATAGATGAAGATCAGCTCATTGAGATCGCTATTCAAATGAGCCTCCAAGATACCTGCAGTTTCTCCGTTTTGAATGAACCGCTAAG GAGACTGCACAAGTACAGCGATGCCTATAAAGAAAGAGACAGCAGAGGTTGGCTTCCGATGCACAGAGCGTCCGTCCAGCCAGATGCCCGTGTGCTGGATCTCGTCCTGCTGG CATCCTATGAGCTGAGCATGGAGGAGATGACTGCCGATGGAGACACTGCTCTGACTCTGGCTTCTCAAGCAGGACATGTGGAGAATGTGAAGGTTCTTCTCCAACACGGAGCATCTCCACACAACATGAACAGCAAGAATGAGACTCCACTTCTCCTGg CCGTGAGGTCAAACTCTTATGATATGGTTCATGCACTTATAATTGGAGGCGCCAACATGGAGCAGGTGTGTTTGAAGAAGTGGACAGCCACCCATGAGGCCGCTAAGGTGGGATGCGCGGACATCCTGATGCTGTTGCTGAAACACGGGGGGAAGGTGATGGGACGTGACGGGCACGGGGTCACACCGCTGGGCATCGCTGCAGAATACGGCCATCCGGATATACTGGAAATACTTATCGAACATG GGGGCGACGCCACTGCACAAGCTACAAACGGAGACAGTGCGTTATATGATGCTGCAGGCTCTGGGAACCTGGACTGTATTAATTTACTCCTACAACATGGTGCCAGTCCTAATGTAGCCAGTTTTTGCTCTCAACTTCCAATTCACCGTGCAGCCTATGAAGGGCACTACCT GGCTTTGAGGACCTTCATTCCCATCACCACTAAGAGGGCCATCCGTCTGTCCGGTATGAGTCCGGTTCATTCTGCGGCGGATGGAGGTCATGCTGACTGTCTCGAGCTGCTCATCGAAAAAGGCTTTGACGTCAACCCAATCTTGGGCTGCCATATTTCCGAAAAGTACGGTGACATGAGAAAGACCCCGCTGTACTTCGCCATCTGCAATGGAGACGTCACCTGCACCGAGATACTTCTGAAAGCAGGTGCAAATCCGGACCTGGACCCTCTGCGCTGCCTCCTGGTGGCAGTCAGAGCTGGGAAGCACGAGTTGGTGCGGCTGCTTCTCGCCTATGGGGCGAACGTCAACTGCGCCTTCTCTGTCATCAGTGACACTGTATTTCCCACAGCGCTGCAATACTGCCTCAAAGATGAAAGGATGCTGCGTCTGCTCCTTAACAATGGTTACCATGCAGAAAGCTGCTTCGAATGTTATCATGACAAGCCTGTATCGACATACACATGGACAGAGGTTCATAGCCAATCACACCAGATCAAGAGCAATCCGAACAAAGTGACC TTTTGCGAGTTCATTAGCGTGTCATGGATGGCACACTTGGCCGGGAGGGTGGTGCAAACTCTCCTGGATTACGTGAGTCACGTGCacatctgctccaaacttcaacACATTCTGGAGAGACAGGAGGAGTGGCCCAACATCTGTGATATCCTCA GGAACCCAAAGCCTCTGAAACACCAGGCCAGGTTGGTTATCAGGAGACATATGACACTGAGGAGACTGAATGACCCAGAGTTCATGAGCACCGTTCCTTTCCCCCCGGCATTGAAGAACTTCCTGCTCTACAAAGAGCATGATGTGTATGGTCGAATGGATGAACACTAG